From one Shewanella sp. GD04112 genomic stretch:
- a CDS encoding glutamate-5-semialdehyde dehydrogenase — translation MSETNQAQYLQQLGSQAKQASYALANLSAAKKADLLEAIAETLTQNIPAILAANAKDVAAAKVEGLNDAMIDRLLLNESRLAGIIGDIGDVVRLADPVGEEFGSRVLDNGLRLTRRRVPLGVIGVIYEARPNVTVDIAVLALKTGNAVILRGGKETLESNKLISEVIRGAIASQGLPVDAVQLIDSPDRALVTGLLKLDQYVDMIVPRGGQALQRLCAEQATIPVILGGIGICHLYVDKHADLERALEVVANAKVQRPTVCNALDTLLVDNAVAERFVPQIAEYLHRLGVRFAVCEQSYALLDGLGFDIFPATEQSFATEWLSLTLGIKVVSGIDTAIAHIRTYSSGHSEAILTDDIHAATHFMNEVNSAAVYVNASTRFTDGGQFGLGAEVAVSTQKLHARGPMGLEALTTYKWLAWGDYTSRA, via the coding sequence TTGAGTGAAACTAATCAAGCGCAATATTTACAACAACTGGGCAGCCAGGCTAAGCAAGCCAGCTATGCCTTAGCGAATCTTAGTGCCGCAAAGAAAGCGGATTTACTCGAGGCGATTGCCGAGACCCTGACGCAGAATATTCCTGCCATTCTTGCGGCTAACGCCAAAGACGTTGCCGCCGCTAAGGTTGAAGGCTTGAATGATGCAATGATCGATAGGCTGTTGCTTAACGAGTCGCGTCTGGCGGGGATTATCGGTGATATCGGCGATGTGGTGCGTCTTGCCGATCCCGTTGGCGAAGAGTTTGGCAGTCGAGTGTTGGACAATGGGTTAAGGCTCACGCGCCGCCGCGTACCGCTGGGGGTGATTGGGGTTATCTATGAGGCGCGGCCGAATGTGACGGTCGATATTGCGGTATTGGCACTGAAAACCGGTAACGCAGTGATTTTGCGCGGCGGAAAAGAGACGCTCGAATCTAACAAACTGATTAGTGAAGTGATCCGTGGCGCGATTGCGAGCCAAGGTCTGCCAGTCGATGCGGTGCAGCTGATTGATTCTCCCGATAGAGCCTTAGTCACTGGTTTACTCAAGCTCGACCAATATGTCGATATGATCGTCCCCCGTGGCGGACAAGCATTGCAGCGCCTTTGCGCCGAGCAAGCGACAATTCCTGTGATTTTAGGCGGCATTGGGATCTGCCATCTGTATGTCGATAAACATGCCGATCTTGAGCGCGCGCTCGAGGTGGTTGCTAACGCAAAAGTGCAGCGCCCGACGGTATGCAACGCGCTGGATACCTTGCTGGTGGATAACGCGGTTGCCGAGCGTTTTGTGCCGCAAATTGCCGAGTACTTACATCGCTTAGGTGTGCGTTTTGCAGTGTGTGAACAAAGCTATGCACTGCTCGATGGGCTGGGTTTTGATATTTTCCCGGCAACTGAGCAAAGCTTTGCGACAGAGTGGTTGTCTTTGACCTTAGGCATTAAAGTGGTGAGTGGCATAGATACAGCCATTGCCCATATCCGTACCTATTCCAGTGGACATTCGGAAGCGATTCTCACCGATGATATCCACGCGGCAACGCATTTTATGAACGAAGTGAATTCGGCAGCTGTGTATGTGAATGCCAGTACCCGCTTTACCGATGGCGGCCAATTTGGCTTAGGGGCCGAGGTAGCCGTAAGCACGCAAAAGCTCCACGCCCGTGGTCCTATGGGGCTTGAGGCGCTGACCACCTATAAGTGGTTAGCATGGGGTGATTACACGAGCCGCGCTTAG